One genomic segment of Stenotrophomonas sp. 704A1 includes these proteins:
- the mgtE gene encoding magnesium transporter: MNQKQLLRPVADAAALAAPLANYNTADAVEFINTLELERAAETLAALSLPRAVKMLEAPELHRSGDLVAALPPARAAALLGLMADDRATDIVHELDEEQRARLIPLLGSDARQTIQTLLSYPPNTAGALMTTEFVAVPASWTVAQTLQHIRQVERTRETVYAIYVLDPASRQLQQVVTMRRLITGLPEESILDVAQVNPPVTVDAQMDQEEVARLIRRHDLLAIPVVDAQQHLLGIVTVDDILDALIEESTEDAHKFGGMEALDKPYMQIGFFEMLRKRAGWLSVLFVGEMLTASAMQHYEDELARAVVLTLFIPLIMSSGGNSGSQATSLLIRSLALRELRLRDWWKVALREVPTGMVLGAILGCLAIVRIVVWQLGGLHDYGEHWILLAITIGAALVGIVTFGSLSGSMLPFILKRLGFDPASASAPFVATLVDVTGLVIYFSIAAMILHGTLL; encoded by the coding sequence ATGAACCAGAAGCAGTTGCTGCGTCCGGTGGCCGATGCCGCGGCATTGGCCGCGCCGCTGGCCAACTACAACACCGCCGACGCGGTGGAATTCATCAACACGCTCGAACTGGAGCGCGCCGCCGAGACCCTGGCGGCGCTGTCGCTGCCGCGTGCGGTGAAGATGCTGGAAGCGCCGGAGCTGCACCGCAGCGGCGATCTGGTGGCGGCCCTGCCGCCGGCGCGTGCCGCCGCCCTGCTGGGGCTGATGGCCGATGATCGCGCCACCGACATCGTCCATGAGCTGGATGAGGAACAGCGCGCGCGGCTGATCCCGCTGCTGGGCAGCGATGCGCGGCAGACCATCCAGACCCTGCTCAGCTACCCGCCCAACACCGCCGGCGCGCTGATGACCACCGAGTTCGTGGCGGTGCCGGCCAGCTGGACCGTGGCCCAGACCCTGCAGCACATCCGCCAGGTCGAGCGCACCCGCGAGACCGTGTACGCCATCTACGTGCTCGACCCGGCCAGCCGCCAGCTGCAGCAGGTGGTGACCATGCGCCGGCTGATCACCGGCCTGCCGGAGGAGTCGATCCTGGATGTCGCCCAGGTCAACCCGCCGGTGACGGTGGATGCGCAGATGGACCAGGAAGAAGTGGCGCGGCTGATCCGCCGCCACGACCTGCTGGCGATCCCGGTGGTCGATGCACAGCAGCACCTGCTCGGCATCGTCACCGTCGATGACATCCTGGACGCGCTGATCGAGGAATCGACCGAGGATGCGCACAAGTTCGGTGGCATGGAGGCACTGGACAAGCCGTACATGCAGATCGGCTTCTTCGAGATGCTGCGCAAGCGCGCCGGCTGGCTCAGCGTGCTGTTCGTGGGTGAAATGCTGACCGCCAGCGCCATGCAGCACTACGAGGACGAGCTGGCACGCGCCGTGGTGCTGACCCTGTTCATTCCGCTGATCATGAGTTCCGGCGGCAATTCGGGCTCGCAGGCCACGTCGCTGCTGATCCGCAGCCTGGCCCTGCGCGAACTGCGCCTGCGCGACTGGTGGAAGGTGGCCCTGCGTGAAGTGCCCACCGGCATGGTACTCGGCGCCATTCTCGGCTGCCTGGCGATCGTGCGCATCGTGGTCTGGCAGCTGGGCGGACTGCACGATTACGGCGAGCACTGGATCCTGCTGGCCATCACCATCGGTGCGGCGCTGGTCGGTATCGTCACCTTCGGTTCGCTGTCGGGTTCGATGCTGCCATTCATCCTGAAGCGGCTTGGCTTCGACCCGGCCAGCGCTTCGGCGCCGTTCGTGGCCACCCTGGTGGACGTGACCGGCCTGGTGATCTATTTCAGCATTGCCGCGATGATCCTGCACGGCACGCTGCTGTAA
- a CDS encoding monovalent cation:proton antiporter-2 (CPA2) family protein produces the protein MHSGGLELALVLLLAAVIAVPVFKKFGFGAVLGYLAAGVVLGPDGLGFVQDADRILGAAETGVVMLLFVIGLELSPARLKVMRRSVFGAGAAQVALSGLVLGGLLLLDHFQWKSALVVGVALALSSTAVGLQLLSEHKAINSDHGRLGFAILLFQDLIAIPLLAAIPLLGGVKNETLRWDDVAVALGALAVVILCGRPVLRKVFGIIARTRSPEVFTATALLVVLGTAWFMQEAGLSPSLGAFLAGVLLSDSEFRHELEAQIEPFKGLLLGLFFIAVGMGIDLDRIAAEPWMIAAGVAILLVVKFSLLYLIGRMARLSSRQSLLLGSVLWLGGEFAFVVFNEAQRAHLLGNANHDRLVAIVGLSMAITPLLMIALLRLLGQERATPRDAAPADTVAPDNRPKVLIAGMGRFGQVIARLLTAQKVPFVALEANPDTVADLRRFGNQLYYGDPTRPEMLRAAGGEHIDVFVITVDDPETNLRAVRMVRRLYPDAVVLARARNRQHAWRLMDMSAEPFREVFGTSLEMSGRVLTALGVAAEVAERHVQQFREHDEKLLRDQYLVYDDEAAVIQTSRDARNDLMHLFEADAESDGDRER, from the coding sequence ATGCATAGCGGTGGTCTGGAACTGGCTCTGGTGCTGCTGCTGGCCGCCGTGATCGCGGTGCCGGTATTCAAGAAGTTCGGCTTCGGCGCGGTGCTGGGCTACCTGGCGGCCGGCGTCGTGCTGGGCCCGGACGGGCTGGGCTTCGTGCAGGATGCCGACCGCATCCTCGGCGCCGCCGAGACCGGCGTGGTGATGCTGCTGTTCGTGATCGGGCTGGAGCTGTCGCCAGCGCGCCTGAAGGTGATGCGGCGGTCGGTGTTCGGCGCCGGCGCGGCGCAGGTTGCGCTGTCCGGGCTGGTGCTGGGGGGCCTGCTGCTGCTCGATCACTTCCAGTGGAAGAGCGCCCTGGTGGTCGGCGTGGCACTGGCGTTGTCGTCCACCGCGGTGGGCCTGCAGCTGCTGTCCGAACACAAGGCGATCAACAGCGACCATGGCCGGCTGGGATTTGCCATCCTGCTGTTCCAGGACCTGATCGCGATTCCACTGCTGGCCGCCATTCCGCTGCTGGGCGGGGTGAAGAACGAGACCCTGCGCTGGGACGATGTGGCCGTGGCGCTGGGCGCGCTGGCCGTGGTGATCCTGTGCGGGCGGCCGGTGCTGCGCAAGGTGTTCGGCATCATCGCCCGCACCCGCAGCCCGGAAGTGTTCACCGCCACCGCCCTGCTGGTGGTGCTGGGTACCGCCTGGTTCATGCAGGAGGCCGGCCTCAGCCCCAGCCTGGGGGCCTTCCTGGCCGGCGTGCTGCTGTCCGATTCGGAGTTCCGGCACGAACTGGAAGCGCAGATCGAGCCGTTCAAGGGGCTGCTGCTGGGCCTGTTCTTCATTGCCGTGGGCATGGGCATCGACCTGGACCGCATTGCCGCCGAACCGTGGATGATCGCCGCGGGCGTGGCGATCCTGCTGGTGGTCAAGTTCAGCCTGCTGTACCTGATCGGCCGCATGGCCCGGCTCAGTTCGCGGCAGTCGCTGCTGCTGGGCAGCGTGCTGTGGCTGGGGGGCGAGTTCGCCTTCGTGGTGTTCAACGAAGCCCAGCGGGCGCACCTGCTGGGCAACGCCAACCACGACCGGCTGGTGGCGATCGTCGGCCTGTCGATGGCGATCACACCGCTGCTGATGATCGCCCTGCTGCGCCTGCTGGGCCAGGAGCGGGCGACGCCACGCGATGCCGCGCCGGCCGACACGGTGGCGCCGGACAACCGTCCGAAGGTGCTGATCGCCGGCATGGGCCGCTTCGGCCAGGTCATCGCGCGCCTGCTGACGGCACAGAAGGTGCCGTTCGTGGCGCTGGAAGCCAACCCGGACACCGTGGCCGACCTGCGCCGCTTCGGCAACCAGCTGTACTACGGTGACCCGACCCGGCCGGAGATGCTGCGCGCGGCCGGTGGCGAGCACATCGATGTGTTCGTGATCACCGTGGACGACCCGGAGACCAACCTGCGCGCGGTGCGCATGGTGCGCCGGCTGTACCCGGACGCGGTGGTGCTGGCGCGCGCACGCAACCGCCAGCATGCCTGGCGCCTGATGGACATGTCGGCCGAACCGTTCCGCGAGGTGTTCGGGACCAGCCTGGAAATGAGCGGGCGCGTGCTGACCGCGCTGGGCGTGGCGGCGGAGGTGGCCGAACGCCATGTGCAGCAGTTCCGCGAGCACGATGAGAAGCTGCTGCGCGACCAGTACCTGGTGTACGACGACGAGGCGGCGGTGATCCAGACCTCGCGCGATGCGCGCAACGACCTGATGCATCTGTTCGAAGCGGACGCGGAAAGCGACGGCGACAGGGAACGTTGA
- a CDS encoding ankyrin repeat domain-containing protein, with amino-acid sequence MTELSRPRALSITFALGAVLALGSALGGLPGAVLAALAQPAFALAVSWWRRSRALRAPKQVAGQDLPALIALWTAAPVLLALLLAWPLAALRDSGSLAAVLGLSVLVSAGLLAAWRTWPLWNDVERLDGGLAQHWQALAGRDLSAWRGLGVAALVITLAALVVLPAWPGLLPDSARWPAALAVLLLSPLLHLLLQRVAPAPLVALRAPAGLDQAAEREALFSTAVDATPLEAMAPQELTPALYEAARHGRIDRALQLLQAGADAHALPAPEWRDQRSLAVLAAVLPDLRLLRELIGRGVDVNAPHRGMTPLLAATRDSWHGRPEAVMTLLANGADSRATDSDGNTPLHHAARSSDPGVAALLRDAAAEVDALNADGWSPLAVACQVGNWRLARFLLERGARSEPTDGTPVLLAAAATEDDDPAGVQLLLKHKARADARDRQRRSALHEAALAGHVDIIGVLLSAGANLEARDALGRTPWLEAARAGRAAVVEHLLPHKPDLVAVDADGRNAVLLAAMAEDVSPLLIKRLLELGIVADASDPAGRRAVDYAAEAGRWAIVALLDPSYPLPAAVSDGLAERGDAASASGLLPDRPPLTLLREALGFGNTEGMAALARLCQPEELGGLLLDPELALEPRAVDWLLGHGADPYVRDACDDTPMFALLSRGIDAVPALQVMLQRGLSPAGRGGLARFLAACAQHDQAARGLEQLALELLERGADPFAASPAGDPPLSLAVRLGWLRLQQALLNTGVDREARDSHGMTALHLATALAREGALKLLVQHGASPEARAADGQTPLGVALSIGRRDLADWLDWRVWPLPRRTLREGDLPAAAMAGDVDAVRRLNDLGFAIDAVDAQGCTALLRAAGGGHLAVVDLLLARGADPQHAAASGATPLSAAVSMRQVEIVSALLDAGAQLEHRLPGGVTVLMLASALGLPDIVARLLTAGADVHAGDAQQLAPLHCAALYGFSARDRSRLLALLDTLLLAGAEPDQAAAGAVTPLLLLLGARAEPGTACDEQVVMAAVERLLDEDVSLDVRDPRGFGPLHLAALHGLPLLVQRLLRAGADPEARDGLNRSPREIAVMRGFIDVAAEFEPRVPGVSSMARFLRDNG; translated from the coding sequence ATGACTGAGCTTTCCCGCCCCCGCGCCCTGTCGATCACCTTCGCCCTGGGCGCCGTGCTGGCGCTGGGGTCGGCGCTGGGCGGGCTGCCCGGTGCCGTGCTGGCGGCACTGGCGCAGCCGGCGTTCGCGCTCGCCGTCTCGTGGTGGCGGCGCAGCCGCGCGCTGCGCGCGCCGAAGCAGGTGGCCGGTCAGGACCTGCCCGCGCTGATCGCACTGTGGACGGCGGCGCCGGTGCTGCTTGCCCTGCTGCTGGCCTGGCCGCTGGCCGCGCTGCGTGACAGTGGCAGCCTGGCCGCGGTGCTGGGCCTGAGCGTGCTGGTCAGTGCCGGCCTGCTGGCCGCCTGGCGAACCTGGCCGCTGTGGAACGATGTCGAACGTCTCGACGGCGGGCTGGCCCAGCACTGGCAGGCCCTGGCCGGGCGCGATCTCAGCGCCTGGCGTGGCCTTGGCGTGGCTGCGCTGGTGATCACGCTGGCCGCGCTGGTGGTACTGCCGGCCTGGCCGGGGCTGCTGCCGGACAGCGCGCGCTGGCCGGCGGCGCTGGCGGTGCTGCTGCTGTCGCCGCTGCTGCACCTGTTGCTGCAGCGCGTTGCGCCGGCGCCGCTGGTCGCGCTGCGCGCACCGGCGGGTCTCGATCAGGCGGCCGAGCGCGAAGCCCTGTTCAGCACCGCGGTGGACGCCACGCCGCTGGAAGCGATGGCACCGCAGGAGCTGACCCCGGCGCTGTATGAAGCCGCACGCCATGGCCGCATCGATCGCGCGCTGCAGCTGCTGCAGGCCGGTGCCGATGCGCATGCTCTACCGGCGCCGGAGTGGCGCGACCAGCGCAGCCTGGCGGTGCTGGCCGCGGTACTGCCCGACCTGCGCCTGCTGCGCGAACTGATCGGCCGCGGGGTCGACGTGAATGCGCCCCACCGCGGCATGACGCCGTTGCTGGCGGCCACCCGCGACAGCTGGCACGGCCGCCCGGAAGCGGTGATGACCCTGCTCGCCAACGGCGCCGACTCGCGTGCCACCGACAGCGATGGCAACACCCCGCTGCACCACGCTGCACGCAGTTCGGACCCGGGCGTTGCCGCGCTGCTGCGCGATGCCGCCGCCGAAGTGGATGCACTGAACGCTGACGGCTGGTCGCCGCTGGCGGTGGCCTGCCAGGTCGGCAACTGGCGCCTGGCCCGCTTCCTGCTCGAGCGCGGTGCGCGCAGCGAGCCGACCGACGGCACCCCGGTGCTGCTGGCCGCCGCCGCCACCGAAGACGATGATCCGGCCGGCGTGCAGCTGCTGCTCAAGCACAAGGCGCGGGCCGACGCCCGTGATCGCCAGCGCCGCAGCGCGCTGCACGAGGCGGCACTGGCCGGGCATGTGGACATCATCGGCGTGCTGCTGTCGGCGGGCGCCAACCTGGAGGCACGCGATGCCCTGGGCCGTACCCCGTGGCTGGAAGCAGCGCGTGCCGGGCGTGCGGCGGTGGTCGAGCATCTGCTGCCGCACAAGCCCGATCTGGTGGCGGTGGATGCCGATGGCCGCAACGCGGTGCTGCTGGCAGCCATGGCCGAGGATGTGTCGCCGCTGCTGATCAAGCGCCTGCTGGAGCTGGGCATCGTTGCCGACGCCAGCGATCCGGCCGGCCGCCGCGCGGTGGATTACGCAGCCGAAGCGGGGCGCTGGGCGATCGTCGCCCTGCTCGATCCGTCCTATCCGTTGCCGGCGGCAGTCAGCGATGGCCTGGCCGAACGCGGTGACGCGGCCAGTGCCAGTGGCCTGCTGCCCGACCGCCCGCCGTTGACCCTGCTGCGCGAAGCGCTGGGGTTCGGCAATACCGAGGGCATGGCCGCGCTGGCCCGGCTGTGCCAGCCGGAAGAACTGGGTGGCCTGCTGCTCGACCCGGAACTGGCGCTGGAACCGCGCGCGGTCGACTGGCTGCTGGGCCACGGTGCCGATCCCTATGTGCGTGATGCCTGCGACGACACGCCGATGTTCGCCCTGCTCTCGCGCGGCATCGATGCGGTGCCGGCGCTGCAGGTGATGCTGCAGCGTGGCCTGTCGCCGGCCGGGCGCGGTGGCCTGGCGCGTTTCCTCGCCGCCTGCGCGCAGCACGACCAGGCCGCACGTGGCCTCGAACAGCTCGCGCTGGAGTTGCTGGAACGCGGTGCCGATCCGTTTGCCGCATCGCCTGCCGGTGATCCGCCGCTGTCGCTGGCCGTGCGGCTGGGCTGGCTGCGCCTGCAGCAGGCCCTGCTCAACACCGGCGTGGACCGCGAAGCACGCGACAGCCACGGCATGACCGCCCTGCATCTGGCCACGGCGCTGGCCCGCGAAGGCGCGCTGAAGCTGCTGGTGCAGCATGGCGCCTCGCCGGAGGCGCGCGCGGCCGACGGGCAGACGCCGCTGGGCGTGGCGCTGTCGATCGGCCGCCGCGACCTGGCCGACTGGCTGGACTGGCGGGTGTGGCCGCTGCCGCGCCGCACCCTTCGTGAAGGCGACCTGCCGGCGGCGGCGATGGCCGGTGATGTCGATGCGGTGCGCCGCCTCAACGACCTGGGCTTTGCCATCGACGCGGTCGACGCGCAGGGCTGCACCGCGCTGCTGCGTGCCGCCGGTGGCGGCCATCTGGCCGTGGTCGACCTGCTGCTGGCGCGCGGCGCCGACCCCCAGCACGCCGCGGCCAGTGGCGCGACGCCGCTGTCGGCGGCGGTCAGCATGCGCCAGGTCGAGATCGTCTCGGCCCTGCTCGATGCCGGCGCACAGCTGGAACACCGCCTGCCGGGCGGGGTGACGGTGCTGATGCTGGCATCCGCGCTGGGCCTGCCGGATATCGTGGCCCGGCTGCTGACCGCCGGTGCCGACGTGCATGCCGGCGATGCCCAGCAGCTGGCGCCGTTGCACTGCGCTGCGCTGTACGGCTTCAGCGCGCGCGATCGTTCACGCCTGCTGGCCCTGCTCGATACCCTGCTGCTGGCCGGGGCCGAGCCGGACCAGGCCGCGGCGGGTGCGGTCACGCCGCTGCTGCTGCTGCTGGGCGCGCGCGCGGAACCGGGGACCGCCTGCGACGAACAGGTGGTGATGGCCGCAGTCGAACGCCTGCTGGATGAGGACGTCAGCCTGGACGTGCGTGATCCACGGGGGTTCGGCCCACTGCATCTGGCCGCCCTGCACGGGCTGCCGCTGCTGGTGCAACGCCTGCTGCGCGCCGGTGCCGATCCGGAAGCCCGCGACGGGCTCAACCGCAGTCCGCGCGAGATTGCGGTGATGCGCGGCTTCATCGACGTCGCCGCCGAGTTCGAACCGCGCGTGCCGGGGGTTTCGTCGATGGCGCGGTTCCTGCGCGACAACGGCTGA
- a CDS encoding YcgL domain-containing protein, which yields MHAYVYKSQLKPDTYVYLARRDDFSALPAPLSASLGTLVFVLEVTLDAQRRLAQADPAKVRSELTDRGFYLQVPPSVSSLMPRHYD from the coding sequence ATGCACGCCTACGTCTATAAAAGCCAACTCAAGCCGGACACCTACGTCTATCTCGCCCGACGCGACGACTTCAGCGCATTGCCTGCGCCGCTGTCGGCATCGCTGGGTACGCTCGTGTTCGTCCTGGAAGTGACCCTGGACGCCCAGCGCCGGCTGGCCCAGGCCGATCCGGCCAAGGTACGCAGCGAACTGACCGACCGCGGCTTCTACCTGCAGGTGCCACCGTCGGTGAGCAGCCTGATGCCGCGCCACTATGACTGA
- a CDS encoding excinuclease ATPase subunit, giving the protein MRRTLLIATATALLALTSTASARDTRVEQSLRDLVNSQAAKDAGIDGSVRFYLAGQPVSVQQRLGEDVTNKKTNAANKSDEEACRWVALSALRALQDGAKSRGANAVVDIVSYYKKNEFKSATNYECYAGAILAGVALKGTYAKVK; this is encoded by the coding sequence ATGCGCCGCACCCTGCTGATCGCCACTGCCACCGCGCTGCTGGCCCTGACTTCCACCGCCTCGGCCCGCGATACCCGCGTCGAGCAGTCCCTGCGTGACCTGGTCAATTCGCAGGCCGCCAAAGATGCCGGCATCGACGGCAGCGTGCGCTTCTACCTGGCCGGCCAGCCGGTCAGCGTGCAGCAGCGCCTGGGCGAGGACGTGACCAACAAGAAGACCAACGCCGCCAACAAGAGCGACGAAGAAGCCTGCCGCTGGGTGGCCCTGTCGGCGCTGCGCGCGCTGCAGGACGGTGCCAAGTCGCGCGGTGCCAACGCCGTGGTGGACATCGTCAGCTACTACAAGAAGAACGAGTTCAAGAGCGCGACCAACTACGAATGCTACGCCGGCGCGATCCTGGCGGGCGTGGCGCTGAAGGGCACCTACGCGAAGGTCAAGTAA
- a CDS encoding beta-ketoacyl-ACP synthase, whose protein sequence is MAADRRVVVTGAAAISPLGHDWPTIQAHLRSCRNAVRSMPEWDVYAGLNTKLAAPAQDFELPPNYNRKTTRSMGKVAIMSVRATEIALREAGLLEHPVLRSGRTGVAYGSSSGSHEATGEFGRMLHEFTTDGISATTYLKMMSHTAPVNIGVFFGLSGRVYTTSSACTSGSQGVGAGYEAIRSGKQTVMVAGGAEQLDATAAAVFDTLFATSTRNDAPQTTPRPFDAGRDGLVLGEGACTLILEDLEHAQARGATILAEIVGYGTNSDGQHVTQPSADTMAQAMRLALEDAGLTPAQIDYVNAHGTATDHGDIAETQATAQVFGTRVPISSLKSYVGHMLGACGAFEAWMSIEMMRAGWFAPTLNLAEVDPRCGQLDFITGQGRELQAEYVMSNNFAFGGINTSLVFRRWQA, encoded by the coding sequence ATGGCCGCCGATCGTCGCGTGGTGGTCACCGGTGCTGCCGCCATCAGTCCGCTCGGCCACGACTGGCCGACCATCCAGGCCCACCTGCGCAGCTGCCGCAACGCGGTGCGTTCGATGCCGGAATGGGATGTCTATGCCGGCCTGAACACCAAACTGGCCGCGCCGGCGCAGGACTTCGAGCTGCCGCCGAACTACAACCGCAAGACCACCCGCTCGATGGGCAAGGTCGCGATCATGTCGGTGCGCGCCACCGAGATCGCGCTGCGCGAGGCCGGTCTGCTCGAACACCCGGTGCTGCGCAGCGGCCGCACCGGCGTGGCCTATGGCTCGTCTTCGGGCAGCCACGAGGCCACCGGTGAATTCGGCCGCATGCTGCATGAGTTCACCACCGACGGCATCAGCGCCACCACCTACCTGAAGATGATGAGCCACACCGCGCCGGTCAACATCGGCGTGTTCTTCGGCCTGTCGGGGCGGGTCTACACCACCTCCAGCGCCTGCACCTCGGGCAGCCAGGGCGTGGGTGCCGGCTACGAAGCGATCCGCAGCGGCAAGCAGACGGTGATGGTGGCCGGCGGTGCCGAACAGCTCGATGCCACGGCCGCAGCGGTGTTCGACACGCTGTTCGCCACCAGCACCCGCAACGATGCGCCGCAGACCACGCCGCGCCCGTTCGATGCCGGCCGCGATGGCCTGGTGCTGGGCGAGGGCGCCTGCACGCTGATCCTGGAGGACCTGGAACACGCGCAGGCACGCGGTGCCACCATCCTGGCCGAGATCGTCGGCTATGGCACCAACAGCGACGGCCAGCACGTCACCCAGCCCAGCGCCGACACCATGGCCCAGGCCATGCGGCTGGCGCTGGAGGATGCCGGTCTGACGCCAGCGCAGATCGACTACGTCAACGCCCACGGCACCGCCACCGACCATGGCGACATCGCCGAGACCCAGGCCACCGCGCAGGTGTTCGGCACCCGTGTGCCGATCAGCTCGCTGAAGAGCTACGTGGGTCATATGCTGGGTGCCTGTGGTGCGTTCGAAGCCTGGATGAGCATCGAGATGATGCGCGCCGGCTGGTTTGCGCCGACCCTGAACCTGGCCGAGGTCGATCCGCGCTGCGGCCAGCTCGACTTCATCACCGGGCAGGGTCGTGAACTGCAGGCCGAGTATGTGATGAGCAACAATTTCGCCTTCGGCGGCATCAACACCTCGCTGGTGTTCCGCCGCTGGCAGGCGTGA
- a CDS encoding 3-ketoacyl-ACP reductase FabG2, whose translation MTGNRSVLVTGASRGIGRAIALHIARDGFDVVVHCRSRVEEAQAVVAEIHALGQQARVLAFDVADRAAARAALEADVEAHGAYYGVVCNAGIARDGAFPALSEDDWDQVIHTNLDGFYNVLHPLIMPMVRRRRPGRIVTLSSVSGVAGNRGQVNYSAAKAGIIGASKALALELASRQITVNCVAPGLIETDMLNDEVVDHALKLIPAGRVGRPEEVAATVAFLLSEPAGYITRQVISVNGGMI comes from the coding sequence ATGACAGGGAATCGAAGCGTGCTGGTGACCGGCGCCAGCCGGGGCATCGGCCGGGCCATTGCGCTGCACATCGCGCGCGATGGCTTCGACGTGGTGGTGCATTGCCGCAGCCGCGTGGAGGAAGCACAGGCCGTGGTGGCCGAGATCCATGCACTGGGCCAGCAGGCCCGCGTGCTGGCCTTCGACGTGGCCGACCGGGCAGCCGCGCGTGCGGCGCTGGAAGCGGACGTGGAAGCGCATGGCGCCTATTACGGCGTGGTCTGCAATGCCGGCATCGCCCGTGATGGCGCCTTCCCGGCGCTGTCCGAGGACGACTGGGACCAGGTCATCCACACCAACCTGGATGGCTTCTACAACGTGCTGCACCCGCTGATCATGCCGATGGTGCGGCGGCGCAGGCCGGGCCGCATCGTCACCCTGTCTTCGGTGTCCGGCGTGGCCGGCAACCGCGGCCAGGTCAACTACAGTGCGGCCAAGGCCGGCATCATCGGTGCCAGCAAGGCGCTGGCGCTGGAACTGGCGAGTCGCCAGATCACCGTCAACTGCGTGGCGCCGGGCCTGATCGAGACTGACATGCTCAACGACGAAGTGGTCGATCACGCGCTGAAGCTGATTCCGGCCGGCCGCGTCGGCCGTCCCGAGGAAGTGGCCGCCACCGTGGCCTTCCTGCTGTCCGAGCCGGCCGGTTACATCACCCGCCAGGTGATCTCGGTGAACGGGGGGATGATCTGA
- a CDS encoding ApeP family dehydratase — MNLPLYPIEDVVPHRQNMCLLERILRWDQDGIDAELVVPHAGLFVEDGAIPAWVGIEYMAQAIAAWAGCRARSAGRPPQLGFLLGSRRYSSQRSGFPCGTRLQVQARCELLGDNGLGMFACRILAGEEEWAVANVSVYEPADAMAYLESGQA; from the coding sequence ATGAACCTGCCGCTGTATCCGATCGAAGACGTGGTGCCGCACCGCCAGAACATGTGCCTGCTGGAGCGCATCCTGCGCTGGGACCAGGACGGCATCGACGCCGAACTGGTGGTGCCCCATGCCGGGCTGTTCGTCGAGGACGGTGCCATCCCGGCGTGGGTGGGCATCGAATACATGGCCCAGGCCATTGCCGCCTGGGCCGGCTGCCGCGCTCGCAGCGCCGGCCGCCCGCCGCAGCTGGGCTTCCTGCTTGGCAGCCGGCGCTACAGCAGCCAGCGCAGCGGATTTCCCTGCGGCACCCGCCTGCAGGTACAGGCGCGCTGCGAGCTGTTGGGTGACAATGGATTGGGGATGTTCGCCTGCCGCATCCTGGCGGGCGAGGAAGAATGGGCGGTTGCCAACGTATCGGTCTACGAACCAGCCGATGCGATGGCCTATCTGGAGAGTGGACAGGCATGA